The Salvelinus namaycush isolate Seneca chromosome 16, SaNama_1.0, whole genome shotgun sequence genome has a segment encoding these proteins:
- the LOC120061383 gene encoding glucose-induced degradation protein 8-B homolog, translating into MMSYSEKPEDITREEWMEKLNNVHIQRADMNRLIMNYLVTEGFKEAAEKFRMESGIEPSVDLDSLDERIKIREMILKGQIQEAIALINSMHPELLDTNRYLYFHLQQQHLIELIRLRETEAALEFAQSQLAEQGEESRECLTEMERTLALLAFDNPEESPFGDLLNTMQRQKVWSEVNQSVLDYENRESTPKLAKLLKLLLWAQNELDQKKVKYPKMTDLSKGTIEDPK; encoded by the exons ATGATGAGTTATAGTGAAAAGCCGGAGGACATAACGAGAGAAGAGTGGATGGAGAAGCTCAACAATGTCCACATACAGAGGGCCGACATGAACAGGCTCATCATGAACTACTTGGTGACAG AGGGGTTTAAGGAGGCAGCTGAGAAGTTCCGTATGGAGTCTGGGATTGAGCCCAGTGTGGACCTGGATTCTCTGGACGAGAGGATAAAGATCCGGGAGATGATCCTGAAGGGACAGATACAGGAGGCCATCGCACTCATCAACAGCATGCACCCAGAACTGCTCGACACAAACCGCTACCTGTACTTTCACCTACAG CAGCAGCACCTGATTGAGCTGATCCGTCTGAGGGAGACTGAGGCAGCACTAGAGTTTGCTCAGTCCCAGCTGGCAGAGCagggggaggagagtagagagtgtctgacagagatggagagaacctTGGCCCTGCTGGCCTTCGACAACCCTGAGGAGTCACCCTTCGGAGACCTTCTCAACACAATGCAGAGGCAGAAG GTGTGGAGTGAAGTGAACCAGTCTGTGCTGGACTACGAAAACAGAGAGTCAACGCCCAAACTGGCCAAGCTCCTCAAACTGCTCCTGTGGGCTCAGAACGAACTTGACCAAAAGAAAGTCAAGTACCCCAAAATGACAGACCTCAGCAAGGGCACGATCGAGGACCCAAAGTGA
- the LOC120061386 gene encoding 40S ribosomal protein S23: protein MGKCRGLRTARKLRNHRREQRWHDKQYKKAHLGTALKANPFGGASHAKGIVLEKVGVEAKQPNSAIRKCVRVQLIKNGKKITAFVPNDGCLNFIEENDEVLVAGFGRKGHAVGDIPGVRFKVVKVANVSLLALYKGKKERPRS from the exons ATGG GCAAGTGCCGGGGTCTGCGTACAGCCAGGAAACTGCGTAACCATCGCAGGGAGCAGAGATGGCATGACAAACAGTATAAGAAGGCTCACCTGGGCACTGCCCTGAAGGCCAACCCATTCGGAGGGGCATCTCATGCCAAAGGCATTGTGCTTGAGAAAGT GGGTGTTGAAGCTAAGCAGCCCAACTCTGCCATCAGGAAGTGTGTCAGGGTGCAACTCATCAAAAATGGCAAGAAGATCACAGCTTTCGTCCCCAATGATGGCTGTTTGAACTTCATTGAG GAAAACGATGAGGTGTTGGTGGCAGGATTTGGTCGGAAGGGGCACGCCGTTGGTGATATTCCTGGTGTCCGCTTCAAGGTGGTCAAAGTAGCTAATGTCTCACTACTGGCCCTTTACAAAGGCAAGAAAGAAAGACCTCGATCATAG